The sequence below is a genomic window from Deltaproteobacteria bacterium.
CTGATACCTCCTTGATGATTTGAAATGAATAACTTTGCCGTCTTTAGTCACTGGTACCGATTTGCGTAGGCACTTGTCGCGTTTGGATTTGACACGGTCGATCTCGCGGTCGAAATATCTTTTGCCGTGGAAGTTGGTGATTTCAATCGCAACGCCAAGGTTATCGACACCGTAGGCTAGGTTCTTGTGATTAGGGTCGAGTGCGATGACTTTGGGCGGGCGCGTGCTAGCACCCTGACGAGCCTCCGGCCTAAACTGACGCACCACCGAGAGTACTGCATAGTAGCGGTCATGCTCGCGCTTGATTCTGAGCTGCTTGATGGTGGCGTCTGCGAAACATGACAGGGACTTTTCCACCGTACCTGTGATGTAAATCTGTTTACCCGCGGCATTCTTACCGAGGCTAATCCTGAGTGACCTACCATCAAGTTTAAATCCCTTGCCTGGCTCGTCATAGAGCAGAGAGAAAGGCTTGACCTTGTGACTGCGGAACGACGGCCAACCCGTCGGCTTGCCTTTACGCCTAGATTTACGCGATTTTTGGTAGTCTTGTATGACCCGACTAAGTCGCAGGGCAGTATTCTTGAGGGGTGAGCTATGCACGGACTTGAGGAATGGATGCGTCTTTTTCATGTCCGGGACTAGGTTGCGCAGGCCTCGATCAGCGTAAAGAATCTTGCCTGCGTCTTTATCTTGCGTAGCGACATAGCTATCACGCAGCTCATTAGCCCTTTGAAGTAGCTGATTATAGAGCCAATTGCAGATCTTCATTTGACCCTCGATGATGTGCTCATCTTCGGGACTAAGATCTAAAGCTAATTTAATCGCGCATTCCACAGGCGATCTCTCACAGGAAAATTCTTCACCTCAAGGAAAGGCGAGAGTAATGAGAGCATGATTCTCATGCAACAACATCTTGCTAGTTAATTGCAGATGTCCGTCACTGACACGGCGCGTTTATTTTTATGCGCACGCTTGCCATACAAACTTGGTGCCGCAGTAAGAGCATAGGTAAAAAATGATCTCAGCTCCGAATCGCAGCAATCGGTCCTTGTGAGTGAGCATCAGTCGGTCCACGCGGCCACCGAGAATCAAGTGAATCAGTTTTTTGAGACCGCGCTTTTTGTAGGGATGACAGGCGAGCCTAGGCGACTGTTATGCGCGAGGTCACATCCGCGATTAGGCCCAAGCTGTCTTGCAGGACGCGTAGCGAGTAGCGACGATGTCCGCCTGGCGTCCGGTACGCCGCCGCGATAGTGCCCTCTTGCTCCCACCGGCGCAGCGTTGATACTGAGGTGCCAAGTGCCCGACTCGCTTGACCTATTGACAAATACATAGGCGATACCTCCCTGCGTCCTATCGGCAGGGAGGGCGTAAGCTATTGAATGGGCATATTTAGGTGAGGATTTGGCTAGCTGTAGTCAGCCCCGGACTCTGGATCGGCGGTAGCGCAGTCTTCCTAAATAACAACTGATACTTTCAGTTCCTTGGTCGGCAATTTGCGGTGAGGCTAAGTAACTGAAACAGCTCGTTTTATTGATAATATTATTTATTATATAAATTTGTAATGAAGATGTTTTACTTTTTAAAAATTTTATAATATAAGCTCGTTGTCGGTTTAAAAAATTTTAAAGGGGTCTAACATGTCAGTCAAAGCAAAACTGGTTATCAGTGCGTGTCTCAGTGTTTTCGGATTAATCAGCAGCTCTGCCCTTGCCAATGAATATGCGTATGACGGCGAGGAGTGCTTCGACTCGGGCACCTACCACCAAGCCTATGTTCCATGTATTTCTGCAGTTGAAGGCTTCAGCCAAGGCTGGACTGGCAACAACAATAACAACAATAGCTGCTTCGCCTATAACCGCGACGGCAGAACCTGCTCGTTCGTTGGCTACTCCGAAGGCCAAAGTGGCACGCCTTGGGGCCAAGGTGCAGGTCAATTCCGCTGCACCAACGGCTGCTTGCAGTACGTCGGTCAGTAAGTCCTTACAGCCCTTGAGGCTGCGTGTCCAATGGACATGTATGTGATTTATCGCCTCACGGACGAGGCTTCTCATTTAGCTAGATGAACACTAGCAAAGCGACAGCGGCCCTGGGCCCCTTCGACGTTATCTGCAGTAAACACTGGCCTCTCCAGGCTGACTGTCGGTTTCACGAGGTACTGCAACGGGATTGAACTTTCTCATGTTATCGTGAGCCCTGAATCTTCCGCGCAAAAAATCAAGCTAAAGCCCAGCATTACTCCGTAACACTACAAAATAATAGTTAAGCCCTTAATGACGCGTCTTTATTCGCCGATAAGTGTGGAAATACCAGGAAACACAGGGCTGGATAACCACACAGATAGAGGTGAGTCTATGAGGCGTATGCAGACTAAACATGCGTTCTACGCTCTTTCCATGATTTCCATGACCATCGCATCCGTCATTGGTTGCGGCGGTGGATCTAAGGTTCAATTCGGTGCAACCGTGCCCACGACGTCAAGCGGCAAGTCACCGGCGCAGGCGCCATCTGAGGTGACTGAGACCGCGTCAGCGCAGCAAAATGATTCCATATCAGCGTCGACCGACTTGACTCCGGAGGAAGTCGCCAATTATCGCAGCGTCCTTACGCTGCTTGATGCGGCGAAAGTCGATATTCCAGATGATATACGACGTGAGTTAGTAGAGCTCGATGAACACGCCAATCCCAAGAGCGACACTGAAGGCGAAAGTTTAGCGCTTTTTGGATTTGGCGGGCGCAACTCCTCAACACAATCGTCTGGTTCAACGGGCCGCAGTGGAGTTCGGTCCTTTAACCTTTCGGCCCGAACCACAAATTTCCTCGCCAGGGCCGTAGGCATCGTGCCGGCCAGTGTCCTCATACCTATACTCGAATCGCCTCTTGGTGGCGTCGTATGTTTTCCTAACGGATTGCTACTAATTACTAATCCATTTGGCACAGCTTTGGATATCAATGGCAAGGGCAACTGTACGCGGGTCAATGGTGCCTTTATCAAAAAATTTGGCAATGGCAGATCCTGTATGTCCTGCCATTCTCCA
It includes:
- a CDS encoding transposase, with translation MECAIKLALDLSPEDEHIIEGQMKICNWLYNQLLQRANELRDSYVATQDKDAGKILYADRGLRNLVPDMKKTHPFLKSVHSSPLKNTALRLSRVIQDYQKSRKSRRKGKPTGWPSFRSHKVKPFSLLYDEPGKGFKLDGRSLRISLGKNAAGKQIYITGTVEKSLSCFADATIKQLRIKREHDRYYAVLSVVRQFRPEARQGASTRPPKVIALDPNHKNLAYGVDNLGVAIEITNFHGKRYFDREIDRVKSKRDKCLRKSVPVTKDGKVIHFKSSRRYQ